The sequence below is a genomic window from Glycine max cultivar Williams 82 chromosome 20, Glycine_max_v4.0, whole genome shotgun sequence.
TTCCCTGTCTGCTAGTTAGTAGTAGttactatttataattttcagatGTCAGATTGGAAGTTATTTATCCATGTACtagcattaaaaaaatacttatatgtCCATGGCTATGATCAAAATCCTCACAAAGTGATGGATGAAAGTGTATGAATTACTAGTTCATGTTTGCAACTAATGTTTGAATTTTGGTGTTTAAGGAATTAGTATACTTACCTTTCACTAAGGCATGAATTTTGATCCTTACTGAAAAAATTACAGTTAGCTTTTGATCTGtgcttgaaacttgaaagcttACAATATCCCTAGATGCAAAAGGAATATTCCCAACTCCATTACTCAAGTTAAATTCATTTACTTGCTGACTTTTATGTTCTCGGGTACTAATTGGTAgggtttactttatttttttaattttagcctCAAGTTTGCTATCCAAAAGTACGCCAAAGTTGAGCAAGGATGAAGATGGTGATTTGTGGGGTTCCATAGCAGCTCCTGCTCCAAAATCATCAAAACCTTTAAGTTTGAAGTCAACTGTAACTGACGATGATGATCCTTGGGCTTCCATTGCTGCTCCTGCACCCACTACTAAGGCCAAGCCCTTATCAGCTGGTAGAGGAAGGGGTGCTAAACTTGCTGCTCCAAAGTTAGGTGCTCAGCGGATAAACCGGACAACATCATCCGGGATGTAAACGGAATTGCCACTTTCCAGAGAACGAAAGGAACAAGGAAATATTGAATCTGTACGTTGCCTTTTAATTCTGGTGGCTGGTGATCATGTTAAATTACATTTGTCCTTTCTATTAGCATAATTTGGTTTGTAAATTCTTTTAAGTGCCATTTTTATTTCAAGGGAAATCTTAAGGGCAGCAATAGTTGAATTATTCCAGGGCAACAAGGCTATGGTGTAATTAGTTTCATATTGTTATAGGAGAGTTTTTGGTCGAATTATTTCCTTAAACCTGTTCTATACTCAATGGTTCTAGTACTGTACACTTGTTTGTGTATTTAGTGGTGCAGTAATTAAGCATATAAACGTCAAGTGACGACTGAGAGCTTCTTAAAGGCAAGAACATCTTATAACCCTGATTTATTTGGTTATTGTgaatgataaataactaattGCAATTGGTCACATTGTAACAACGAATTGCAATACAAAGTTggttttgatttcattttttatgtattcCGGTCTAGCTGGGGAAGTTAAAAAACCTACATCTACATGGATAATGATGACACACCGGAAGTTTCCATGGCACGAAAAGGGTTTGAGACCATGCTCTAATGTAAAATAAGCATGGTATTAAAATTTGGTCTGGATTGGTCGGTTAGATCGGGAACTGGTTCAATCATTGATAAGGACAATTCAGAAAActagtgaaataaaaaaaaaatggttaaagcaATCTAGAACTTGTCAAAACCATTCGAACTTGGATGATAATTGAAGACAAAAAATTGACttgaattggttttaaaaaattatctgtattgtaatatatttttaaattaatgaaggctcatatatgattattatatataaactatTAATATCTAGCTATTTATTATGgattattgattttataatacattttatatGGTATCTTATATCTAAATGTAATAATTGCCGAcctaataaattgaaataattaaaattgattagtAATTTTCTGTTTAATATATTTCAGAACatgataaatttgataaaaaaaatcctatgagatattttataaaatgaaaaatatttgcaCGAGGGAGAAtatagttaaaagaaaaaaattaaaacatcaaatttaacctgttagataattattttaattttttatcatgatattgTTGGTGTGAAGTATTTAAAACTTatcttatgattatttttaattataacttatCACTTATTTTCTAACAATAATTAAGACTTAATCCaagttttaagtttaatttcatTGAGACCAACCAAATCTTGGTAACTATTCAAATTTAttgataaagattttttttaaaaaaattgacaatgaccaaaaataacttatacaaaaacttaaattactgattataaattaatcataagAACTTAACAcccaaaaaaagttaattttaaattcaaattataaactaatatttatttattatgatttttaattttaatataatttataaatatttattataaattttaattgtataaaaagaaatatttatccTATATAATACATGAActaaaatactcatctattttatattaagaaagattatcatttaaaaacaatattttaaattttacagttATAATAAGTGGAAATATAAAACTAGGGATATTTAtgtttaagataaaaataaaaatcctcataaataaaagaaaagaaaaaggaggggGCAACTCCCGTGGATGGAACAAATCTGAAGCCGAAGTGCAGAGTAGGAtacttcaaatttttgtaattggGAACCCTAAACCCCCAAAGCCTTTGACTTTGTTCAATCCTTCGACATGAGTATGACCCAATTCGCCATGGTATGCTTCTTcgattctctttctctctctcaacaTGCCCTCACGAATTCCAATTTTTTGCTTCCTTGCGCTCCCTCTTTCTGGGTATTATGTTTTTCTAAGTTGTAGCGAATTACGTTGTTAAATAtgaaagttaaaattttttagaaCCCTTGTATATGTTTTTGCACCAagcttcttcctttttcttttttaatgttaattgaaggatttttttaagGACAATTGCTTCTATGATTGGTATCATGATTTTGCTTTAACTTTATGTTATTTGAACTGGCTTGGAACTAAAGAGCATCTCTTTAGAAGGACTTGCCTTGCTGTGTTTGAAATTTTAACCGAGTCTCAATACTGGTGTTTTTGCATTTAAGGTTGAGGAGTTGGCTTTTCTTGTCAAGGACAATCTTCCTTGCAAGCATTTAGTTCTCACAATGGAAGAAGCACTGGTTAACTTTCTTCAGGATGATGACACTAGGTAACATTTATGAGATAGTTCGAGTGATGTTTAACTTGACTATTAGTCCAAGGTATTAGCATCACAGTTCGCTTATTAATTTCAAGACCGTATAGTGCATATGCATGTTGGTTAAATGATTGTTATATAGCATTTGATTGTAGCTCGTTTTTGTGGCAGTTGAGCATATGCATGTTAAATAGTTGTTTTTGCAATGGTTGggagttttttttgtttgttttttttctctggTAGGTTGGTATCATATAATTGTAATATgcttcttattatattttttttattgactataGTTCAGATGGAATCTTGGAATTGGAGCCAATGAACTCTTACAACCGTCTTTTATTGCATCGCCTTGCTGAGATATTTGGgtatttttatcatgacttttgtTTTTAGTCTATTTCAGAGTTCCTTTCTGGTTGCATTTTGAATGTGTCTACTGTTCTTTTATTTGATGCCTTGATGGTTTTATAACTGGTGCCAGGTTTGCACATGAATCGGTTGGTGAAGGAGATGATCGCCATTTGATTCTGGAAAGATGTCCAGATACGTCCATGTAAATGAGCTTCCCTCTTTTATCTCTCCCAGCTCTCTTTTTGCGAAATAACCTTTATATTGAATGGATTGCAGACCTCCAATCCTTGTTAGTGATATCCTATGGAAGTATGATGAACCACAATCTTTGGTTACATCCCACCAAATATTAAGGAGAAGTGTAGCCTCTCCAGGTAATGCATGCTACTGATTCTTCTCTCAGTCAGTTACCATAGCACATCGTGTACAATATTGATCCTACCTACCTTTAGAATCTACCACCATAAAAGACATAATAATGCATCAAGTGAATGAGATTTActgtttactattttatttaaaacttgGGAATACTGTGGAAATTTTTTTGTAtgctaaaattagtttatttttatataactaattataatttttatatccgGTAATTATTGTTAACTTGTTATTGTATACAGTGAACTTCTCATAtggaaaatagtaattttcttcATGACTTCTTACCATTACATAGACTGAATGTCTTTTTCTATGATGTAGATTCTTGTTCTGTTTTGTGGGCCTTAATTCGTGTGCTGCATCTTTTAGTCTCGCAGAAAAACACAGCATCCCTTTCACAGTCACTGGAGGAGAGAAAAGCAGCTTATTTAATTGCCCGTGAGCGAATTTTCTCTATGAAGTTGGAAGAGGTAAAAGAGCCTGGTGAACAAAAGCCGCGGAGTGTGCCTGTGGTTGCCCGCAGAATGATTGCCCATGCCCTTGGTCAAAGAATCCATACAAAGAATCAGAATGACTTGGCTAGTGATAGTATGAAGGATGGAGTCCTCACAGATGAATTGAGTGCACAAGATAAGAATCAGGAAGAGTCCACTCTCAAGAAAGTTTCTGAAGAGTCTTCACACCTAAGAGGGAATTCAAACAACAGAATAAGAAACAACAGTTCTAATGCAGCCACACTTAATAAAAGGAAGGATCAAACAACAGTTGACAAAGATTTGCCACAATTCTctgcagaaagaaaacaagggcTAAGTGTAAGTAAAGACTACATGAAAAAGGAGCACTTGGGAGCTGCAAAGAGAATGTTTGCTCATGCTTTAGGAGTGCATTCTGGGAAGGATGGTTCTGTTCCTAGAAGTAGAAGTGGAGAAATAAAGAAGAATTAGATGAAAAGGTTGTGAAATATTTAAATCAGAAGGGCATTCTGTTGCTCCAAATGGACCTGGATAGGTGCTCCCCAAGTCTCAATCAAGAGCACGAAGGTGAGTGATGAGCATGCTTTACTCAGGAGATTCATGCAAAAGACTATCGTAGTATAGTGTTGGTTGCTTAGTTCTCTCTGATTGTACTGGAGAATTTCCAAGCAGCCAAGTGAAAGGGCATATTGAAAAAACTATCCAGAATCAAGTTTCACCTGTTTTGGAGTGAACAGGTTATGGTGTTTTGGCCCCTCATCTATATGTTGTTGTAAGATATGGTAGTTCCAGATTCATTTTACTGTGTTTAGTTTATTCTGTCAAAGTGATGGTTTTCGTTATGGCTGTTCCCAGGGGATGATTTCCCCTATCATAGCGGGTGTtatgtatataatatttaaaatctcAAATTTCTTGTGTCATGTTTAGAAATTCCAAATTTCTTCCTCGTTTCCCTTCTATTGTTACACTTGGGCCATTTATTACAGAAATTAAGGGGTCATCAGCCAGTGACGGTTggatttgagaaaatattaaagtttttaCTGTTTTCTATACTAGAGAAAATAGGAAATAAAGTAAGAACAAGGTGATAGTTTTGTAATCTaatgtaaagataaaaatagaaaatattctcaaatgAAACGTTCTATGTTTTTTGGCTGGATGTAAAAAGATTATCAAAATCTTTATCCATCGTTTTTTGGCTAGGCgggaaaaaattaattcatgttTTGTGTTTGCCGTTTGGCACGCTGCAAGAAGGGAGGAAAGCACAAAAAGTTTGCTGTCCTCACTCCCTTTTCAATCTAGATTTAGTTTTTTAtcttgtaatttatttattaatttagtttttatcttgtaatttattttttagatttgatttcatcttttaatttttttagttcaattaggtattataatttttaaaattagtttaatttaatcttgTCTAAATTGAACTATCcatctcattaattttttttaatactgttAGTTCAATTTAAACTATgcaatcaaattaaacttattttaaaaattaaaagacctaattgaattcaaaaaaaaaaattagaagatcaaatcaaaattaaaaaataaattagaagataaaattaatttaatctattaaaatttaaaaatcaataatgtcAGTACAATGTTTTAAATTAGATGTCACTCACCTTGTTTAATGGAGAACAAAATTACCTTTTAGAGATTCATTCACAAATGTTCACCATCATtggaagctttttttttttttttttacagaatcaTTGATGGCCTACACCGATTTTTTTGGAGAAAACACGTAGTttctaaaatgaaaatgaaagagatattttactttttttaatattattatatttagagTTTAATAGTCATGTGTTTCATGCATAAAATAATCTTGTATTATCATCAAATAACAATTTAttgttgatattatttttaaaatagttatcataaaagtcatcataattatcattaatgatgaattataattaaatgatgatataaaactattttatattgtcaaaatatattttttcttatatttaaaattaaggtCTCAtgcaaaataattcaaaatgcTCATCACTAGTTGAATATTGAAGGTTTCCATTTGACCCTGTTGACGTGATTACATGAGCTATTTTTATTTccaggtaaaataaaaaataccaaaatatatttaaattttttcaaaaatgtatatgcataatttaatttttttaatataaacgcacaagaattaaaaaagaCACTTTCTTTAAGGGAAAATATACAAAGAAATTTAACCACGCAATAAAGTCTAATGTAATATTACTATATAAGGTGCATTTTACACTAGCATTGTGTGGTTTGTAATACAAGTCCCCTCGCTCAACGTATTCTGCAACCCGCTAGGATGACTCAGGGACTGTTGCAACATCAGCCGAGTATTTAAGAATAGTAAAAAACAGAGAGGGGCCATGGTCAACACTAACATGCTTGACCAACATTGTGTCCATCACATCTCAATGTCTTCAAGATCAGGGAGAGGAAATCGAAGAATTGCAGCAATGCCACTTATCTGGGCTAGTTCTGTCCATCAATATAAAATTGGCacattcaatttaaaacaaacaaaactagAGCATAAATTTTTGTGCAGAAATTTCATTCACTTCCATGAAGCAGCTCTAATAACAAGGAGGAAGAGAAACAGAAtgttttagtttatatattcCCATCTTATTACTTTTACCTTCTTTCCAAAACTAGTTCaccattcttagtttcatggaCTTCTAGGATTAGTAAATATCCCACACTACACCCACCCCCCAAAACAGTAAAGATTAACGAAAGCAATAAAACTCACGTTCTCCAGAGACATGCATGGACGAAAATACATGGACAGAGCCTCCTGAATCCTTAACAGAGTTGACCAAGTTAACATACTTTTTTCTTGTTGCTATATCTGAATTCCTATAACCAAAAGCAAGTAGTGAAGTCACAACTCTATCGCAATATCAAAAGGAGCATTTTCAGGATTACAACCCAAATCCAAAGCTAACAAATAGGATtgtaaagaaaacacaaagataAAGTTCAGTTATCATGATGTTTATAATGCTTATATTtctataaaacaaaattgtgtgaAGTAAACAGTAGTTCACAAAGAAGTTTGATCTAAATTCTAAACCATTTCCAAGGATGGAAAAGTGATAGATAAGACATCGCTGAATTAAACAAAAAAGCAGGATACATGACTATCAAAATGAGTGTGCATAAGATAGAACAATCCAGCATGCCATCTTTGATTCAGAATATTTTAGGGCTATATCATACAAACCTGAAAAGCTCATCCGTAATGAGAAGCGTTTGTACAGCTAGTCGTTCATTGGCAACCTCAACATGTTTCATTCCATAACAAGCACGTGATGGATCCTGTTCCACACCAAAGATATTTAATCAGGATTTCCAAGATTTCTGAAAATGCAAAATTGAggtaagtcattttcaaagcTTTTGTCAGGACAATAATTTAAGGGAGAAACGTGAGCACTCCTTTTAGGGTAAGGTGATACTTCCTTTGGATTTTGATTCTCActctaaattacatttttaatactTGATTGTTCACAAGGGAGGACAATGAGGGTTTCCCATGATAAATCCTCTGGAAGATCATTTTTTAGCTTATCCAGCACCCACCCAGTTACATTCATAACTCTTGATTGTACTCAACAAATATCAATCATAATGTAACATGCACAATAAGGGGTTTCTCCAATAATTAACTGCACAGTAGACATCatgaaattaaacaatttaGAACAAGCAGTAAAAACATCTGATATCATGTTTCCATGCATATGGTAAAGCTAAACCTAGGACACATGGATACTTTAAAATGTCCAATGTACTAGCTTTTGGTACATATCTTATACTGATAGCGTACCTGATACTTGGATACTTAATAAAGGTTAGTTTATAATGTATTTGCAATGACaaagctaaaaataaaaatccatttctcctatttttctttcaaccaTGGAGTAGCCTATCTAATGTCTTATTTATGACATCTTATGATGCTTTCATTTGATTGCTGACGTTTCATGACATGTTATACATAATTCTGTATTATCTTGAATTGGTTTTGGTTTCTCTATTCTTTTAAGAATACCAAGTTGGGTTCTTCTACTCGTATCCAATAGAACATGTTGAGCCAAATCTTTATGAAAAATCTACTTTATTTGGATTGGGAAAATGGCAGTTTTATGAAATTGTGTTATTGCTCAAATCCTAGTCAATCCTATTTCTGATAATATCCATTGATAATTAAATCCAATTTTTCCCAATACTCTCGTATCTGTAATGGTGTGAAGAAAAGACGGCCTGGTTTTATATACATGTCATGTCATATCCTACCTTACATGTATCCtaaattactaattataaaataaaaaattgtattattatatCTGTATATCATGGACCTAAGCAATTATATTCTGCAATGAAAGTAAACAACTACAAGAGCTTGAAGCAGCTCTCCCATGCTGGTAAGGGAAAATGTTAGCACTATATAGCTttgagataattttttctttcgataaaaaaatcatgaaatttaattttaaacacttAATAAACAAGattagaatgaaaaataaacaagaaactCTATAGAAGATGCACTTCTCTTATGTAGCTTCAATAAACTAAGCATCTAAGTAGAAGTCATTATACCAATTCAGCATGCAACTGACTAAAAGGTTGACACTCTTCTTTTAGATATATGACTATGAGCAAATAGAAGTTATACAAAGACGTTATTGATTCACCTAAATTTAGTGTCTCTAATCTTATCAAATTCTTAAAGTCAAACTAATTCTCAACAGAATTCAAAATTGGGTTACGACATTCCAACCATAAATATAGGCAAGGTAAACAAAATGATCTCAAAAATAGAAACTGACATTTGAAAGCATGTCGTAGAAATCCTTCATAACTCGAAcctgaaggaaaacaaagaatAAAGCTTATTCCAGGCTCAGTAGAAGATAAGTAAACAAAACATGTTCCAGACTCAATAGAAGATAAGTAAACAGAACATGGAAAATATTCAACATGGGCTGCAGGGCCAAATGGAAAAGTAAAAAAGGTGTACTGCTTTGGTTTTGATGGTACCTCTTGTGCTGCTTTAGTATCTTTTATTAAACTCATGACATTTGGAGCATCCAAAACCTCCTTTAAGCTATGTCTACAGATAATAAATAACAATGCTAAAGAGATAAGATAAATCAGATACTGCAGTACCCACAACCAATTGAACTACAAAGTTAATCCTTAAAACAACAGTGTGTTGATCTCTGTTTGCTGCCATGTTTGTCTGTTgggtttttttaattcattctaaataaatgGATGTCTTTGACAGGAAGGCATATGAGACTTCACATTCACTTAAAACCATGTATATGGAGCAGATACAATGTCAAAACAAATTTCAGTCACCAGCCTCAAACAATATGGGTACGACTTTGTTAAATCAAGTGTTAAAGACAGGCACATTATACCAGCATATCAGAAAAATTATGCAAGTCAAGCTACTAACTGATCAGTGACCACAATAATCTTCACGTGTTTGTGTCAATTCTAATTACCTAACATAGCTTTTGTAAAGTCCTAGAAAAGTAGGAACAGAGAACAGGCAAATAAAGAAAGCAAACCATACTTGTATCCTGAACTTGTATGCACAAGAATGATGCgtgatttattttcaataatagGTCGCAACTGTCTTCGTTCTGCCTCCAAAAATAAGTGACGGTGAAACTGATCCTGAAACAGAAACAGAGATTTAAAATATAAGCATTATAAACATCTCTGTACCAAAATCCTGTCCGCACTTATGCACATACAAatcattaaagaaattttttatttattattaccttcgcatagcgaagagcctctaggcaatggggtacgaaatttttttaattaataaatagtaATGCATACATGCAGACACACTCACACATTGtatcaaatttgtaaatattcACCACGAATGAAGCCCAAATAACACAAACAGGGAACAATTACTTACCTTTGTAAATCCTGGACTTGCAATTACAGCACAACGAACCACGTTGAAATCTATATGTTTCAAGAAAGCCTGAAAAGATTGGTAGAATCCAGTAAATTTGTAAATGCCCCTTTTACGCTTTCGTTTGATAAAAGTACAAATATAACATTATTAATGATAAGAAAGAAAGACTACAGCAAAAGATCATGATATGTCCTCTAAAGCAAGGAGCAAAGAAACATAGAAAAGACaaattcatttatataataagGAGATATTTGATGTACAGGCATCCTCATCCAGGCATCTAATATTACTAGATATATTGGATTCTTCAGCAAGATGCCCATGTTTGGTACATGGGTATGATATTACCATGGGCATCTCATGTTACCATGGGTATGTACGTGGCTGTACGGCAGTTAATAAAGAACATCAATTCAAAgctaacatatataaaataacacaaATCAGGTTATAGAGATTTGAAGGGTATTTGAATTTGCAGTAGATCTTAGCATTCaattcataaatttcataaacacCCTCTATTGAAAAAGAAGTTTTATATATCAGAGTAAatccttttcaatttttatatggtATATGTATGACTAATGAGGATAGATGCAAAAGATAAGAAACCTAAGTCCTTGGGCAGGATTTACCTGCAAAACATTCTGAAAGAACTTATCCAAAGCCTACAAAAGGGAGGAGGATGCCTTAGATTCGTATCATTCAAATTATTGAATTCATTCACTGATATCTTACAATAGAGAGAGAGATCATACTTTCTCATAACCAGCAATTGCAGGCCCATGTTTGCGAGGAATTGATGTTTCTATCCGCGAACGAGTAACAGTCATACTGTTTTATTAGACATAATAAGACAAATCAATTCATTGCAATGACACAATTACATGCCAAAAGTTAACTAGACTATCAACAAGAAGAACATGTATTTAATTTCCAGTGTCTGTGGTTACCCACAGAAATCAAACAAATCTGACTAACACCAACCATTTTTACTAATATAGAGTGCTGAGCATATTATCTTATGCATAAAATGCTAttataagtaatatataaatgaaacaTATTGAAGTGAAAGTTAACCTTCTACCAACAAGGAGGATATGGGCTAATCCTTCTTGCATCAACACCACGGCTAGATCAGCACTTGCACCAGGATCTGCAAAATGTGCATGATATTTTTATTCACCATTTTGATTACAAAAATTTACACCAACTGAGGAATATTAAATCCATTTTTGCTTTATAAATATGACTGTGATTCTAGACGAAGCATTTATTTCATTCTTTCCACCATTTTTGGTAAACTGCCTACTTAAATGTGTGCAGGATTTAAGAATTCACATAAAGTAGAAATTCAACAATTTGATCAATTGATCATAGGTGCATTTGTCAGATCTAATGCCAGGAAAACTGAATATGCAAGTTAAAACTTGTACTGTTAAAGAAATATCTTCATTCTTCAAATTAGCAGATTTTGTAATTTCTATGCAGGCAGATTACACTACTCAAATTCCCATAagtataaatgattaaaaaaattgggaGATTCATATAACTGATAATGTACCAGAGGCCTGCTGTAGTACCTCCAAAGCCAAAGAATCCCAAACATCCTGCAGAAGGCAAAATGTAATCTTCAGTAATCATGATTCTGCACAAGAggtaagaaggaaaaaaaaactattccaATGCAGATTTCCTAAATATTACTCGTTGGCTCCTCCCCAAtttcttttgttcataattCTAATCATAATGGCACAATGATACATCCAAGCAAAAGGCCTAGCTTGTATGCATGTGAAGCGCATATTTAACAACACAAAAGGAACAGTAAGTCAGTAACAGGAATCATAATGATTTAAGAGAAACACCTTTCTGAGCACAAACGGGCGCTGCAGTTCGAGTTCTAAAGTATGAAAAGCTCCTATCTGCAGTGAATCACAAAGATGAGAAGTTACGCTCAGCAGTAACAGTTTAAAGTTAAAAGCGGGACGGCAGTTACAGTTTCAGTTAAGTACCTTGACATATTCATTCTCCAAAATGTTCTTTCCGCGAACACGTAAAATAGAACCTTCTTTGTCATAATCAGCAAGCTAGTATAAAACAAAATCGCCTTCAgagaaaaactgaaaaaaataatagaaatcaaattgaagaggcaaaaagaaaaagaaaaacctcTTGGACTTTAATTTCCAATTTGAGCTTGACGCGTTCTGCTTCCCGTCCGCCACTAGCAGCTTCTCTTAGAACCTTCCTGATACAATTACaacaaagaaaattgaaaaatgagaTTAAAGGATCGAAGGAAGCGAGAATTGAGAG
It includes:
- the LOC100793409 gene encoding uncharacterized protein isoform X1, giving the protein MSMTQFAMVEELAFLVKDNLPCKHLVLTMEEALVNFLQDDDTSSDGILELEPMNSYNRLLLHRLAEIFGFAHESVGEGDDRHLILERCPDTSIPPILVSDILWKYDEPQSLVTSHQILRRSVASPDSCSVLWALIRVLHLLVSQKNTASLSQSLEERKAAYLIARERIFSMKLEEVKEPGEQKPRSVPVVARRMIAHALGQRIHTKNQNDLASDSMKDGVLTDELSAQDKNQEESTLKKVSEESSHLRGNSNNRIRNNSSNAATLNKRKDQTTVDKDLPQFSAERKQGLSVSKDYMKKEHLGAAKRMFAHALGVHSGKDGSVPRSRSGEIKKN
- the LOC100793935 gene encoding Protein PELOTA 1-like (The RefSeq protein has 1 substitution compared to this genomic sequence), which produces MKIVRKDLVPNGPGSVKMVAVDSDDLWFAYNLIAPGDSVMVVTVRKVLREAASGGREAERVKLKLEIKVQELADYDKEGSILRVRGKNILENEYVKIGAFHTLELELQRPFVLRKDVWDSLALEVLQQASDPGASADLAVVLMQEGLAHILLVGRSMTVTRSRIETSIPRKHGPAIAGYEKALDKFFQNVLQAFLKHIDFNVVRCAVIASPGFTKDQFHRHLFLEAERRQLRPIIENKSRIILVHTSSGYKHSLKEVLDAPNVMSLIKDTKAAQEVRVMKDFYDMLSNDPSRACYGMKHVEVANERLAVQTLLITDELFRNSDIATRKKYVNLVNSVKDSGGSVHVFSSMHVSGEQLAQISGIAAILRFPLPDLEDIEM
- the LOC100793409 gene encoding uncharacterized protein isoform X2, whose protein sequence is MSMTQFAMVEELAFLVKDNLPCKHLVLTMEEALVNFLQDDDTSSDGILELEPMNSYNRLLLHRLAEIFGFAHESVGEGDDRHLILERCPDTSIPPILVSDILWKYDEPQSLVTSHQILRRSVASPVSQKNTASLSQSLEERKAAYLIARERIFSMKLEEVKEPGEQKPRSVPVVARRMIAHALGQRIHTKNQNDLASDSMKDGVLTDELSAQDKNQEESTLKKVSEESSHLRGNSNNRIRNNSSNAATLNKRKDQTTVDKDLPQFSAERKQGLSVSKDYMKKEHLGAAKRMFAHALGVHSGKDGSVPRSRSGEIKKN